One segment of Natronosalvus halobius DNA contains the following:
- a CDS encoding HalOD1 output domain-containing protein, giving the protein MIATQAGVELASMAFYPKSETYRAEYDQETVSASMAVVAVLSEVMDVDPVELKPLHASVNTGALDDLARVRDRTGEEVSITFQVATYAITVSNDGTVALTLRERTGTDGVTEGVSPV; this is encoded by the coding sequence ATGATTGCTACACAGGCCGGTGTCGAGTTGGCGTCGATGGCGTTTTATCCGAAGTCGGAAACGTACAGGGCCGAGTACGACCAGGAGACAGTCTCTGCGAGCATGGCCGTCGTGGCGGTACTCTCGGAGGTGATGGATGTCGATCCAGTCGAACTGAAACCGCTTCACGCATCCGTTAACACCGGTGCGCTCGATGATCTCGCCCGCGTTCGAGACAGGACGGGTGAGGAGGTTTCGATCACGTTTCAGGTAGCGACGTACGCGATAACCGTCTCCAACGACGGCACGGTCGCGCTCACTTTGCGAGAGCGGACGGGAACGGACGGCGTGACCGAGGGAGTGTCCCCCGTATGA
- a CDS encoding DUF7539 family protein translates to MIERPDERQLIVRARSHLEQWTNRARTEAYSELFEGDDPILTAEDLQLLDALDSALERQGGDGVWGTDQYGIHTAGEMGADVPLGVVCVYHPQITEDSVLRDGDDIDDETEERLNTALWRYSERVSTLIEDELEEFVHRTRSKT, encoded by the coding sequence ATGATCGAGCGTCCGGACGAACGTCAACTGATCGTACGCGCACGGTCTCACCTGGAACAGTGGACGAACCGTGCCCGAACGGAGGCGTACAGCGAACTGTTCGAAGGTGACGACCCTATTCTCACGGCCGAGGACCTACAGCTTCTCGATGCGCTCGACTCGGCACTCGAGCGACAGGGTGGGGACGGTGTCTGGGGAACCGATCAGTACGGTATTCACACCGCCGGTGAGATGGGGGCTGACGTCCCGCTCGGGGTCGTCTGTGTCTATCACCCACAGATTACCGAAGACTCCGTCCTTCGAGATGGAGACGATATCGACGACGAGACTGAAGAGCGACTCAACACAGCACTCTGGCGATACAGCGAGCGTGTTTCGACGCTCATCGAAGACGAACTCGAGGAATTCGTCCATCGAACTCGGAGCAAAACGTAA
- the citE gene encoding L-malyl-CoA/beta-methylmalyl-CoA lyase has product MINRTCRTFQTAPAAVPKDDTAKYLRSGLTAEGFQAPDWLVPDLEDGTAPDMKAEGLENVCELLPALEFPGEIWPRVQWSYDDETVRARGREEIDTLVQDVGDEIDGVVVPKVGRREDVERVLEAVAGVEADHGHPEGSIGLSIIVETARARSDLREIARLRADAGGERLTALVFGPVDYTAELGGRDLGDGRPRWDGLLEALSNEASAEELLAIGGPFDDLFEERAGVTVYNANGYADQVEREARIGLDGSWSLYPKQTIQANRIHTPTPAELERDVDKIERFNAAKVEGTGAVTIDGQMVDEATFKNFRNTVETVRAIHRTRPEQTDELYDEGVLERALELELSYR; this is encoded by the coding sequence ATGATCAACCGAACCTGCCGCACCTTCCAGACCGCACCGGCCGCCGTCCCGAAAGACGACACGGCGAAGTACCTCAGATCCGGCCTCACCGCCGAGGGCTTCCAGGCTCCCGACTGGCTCGTCCCCGACCTCGAGGACGGCACTGCCCCGGACATGAAAGCCGAGGGGCTCGAGAACGTCTGTGAGTTACTCCCAGCACTCGAGTTCCCCGGGGAGATCTGGCCGCGCGTCCAGTGGAGCTACGACGACGAGACCGTTCGCGCCCGGGGTCGCGAGGAGATCGACACGCTCGTCCAGGACGTGGGCGACGAGATCGATGGCGTCGTGGTCCCCAAAGTCGGCCGCCGCGAGGACGTCGAGCGCGTCCTCGAGGCGGTGGCCGGTGTGGAAGCCGACCACGGCCACCCCGAGGGATCGATCGGCCTCTCGATCATCGTCGAGACGGCACGCGCCCGGTCGGACCTGCGCGAGATCGCCCGACTACGGGCCGACGCCGGTGGCGAGCGGCTCACTGCCCTCGTCTTCGGCCCCGTCGACTACACCGCCGAACTCGGCGGGCGCGACCTCGGCGACGGCCGTCCGCGCTGGGACGGCCTGCTCGAGGCGCTCTCCAACGAGGCGAGCGCCGAGGAGTTGCTCGCCATTGGCGGCCCGTTCGACGACCTCTTCGAAGAACGTGCGGGCGTGACCGTCTACAACGCCAACGGCTACGCCGACCAGGTCGAGCGCGAGGCGCGGATCGGCCTCGATGGCTCGTGGTCGCTGTACCCCAAACAGACGATCCAGGCCAACCGGATCCACACGCCCACGCCGGCGGAACTCGAGCGCGACGTGGACAAGATCGAGCGGTTCAACGCCGCGAAAGTCGAGGGAACGGGCGCGGTAACGATCGACGGCCAGATGGTCGACGAGGCGACGTTCAAGAACTTCCGGAACACCGTCGAGACGGTTCGGGCGATCCACCGTACCCGTCCCGAACAGACGGACGAGTTGTACGACGAGGGAGTGCTCGAGCGGGCGCTCGAACTCGAGTTATCGTATCGGTAG
- the mch gene encoding 2-methylfumaryl-CoA hydratase, producing MTDTDADGSRDHENDSSAREDLEWTDPDTFASALERADTREKGHSFEDFAEGDVIEHEPGLRLTRWGNELWTSQTLNHDPAYWRADVARDRGFDEPPIHPDYLLAATLGCTVEDLSEKGGYFLGRTNVRFPADVVAPGTDLRVESEVLTTKGSNSRPDYGIVTWATRGYDARTGNTCCTYERTNMIPRRERLETDGGGVDTDGDGRSPDANHSVSALPETFVTPEGTAFEDFEAALETAEDRDTVVAYRHERGRTMDDVTVATLPLSTLNTAKQHHNANAMADAPSGGIVAYGDVTRSTALGHARSDERTHREVGFEDERFHAFVTPGDTVYCFTRVLETSRETTTANERAGTVRFQHVAFNQSDEPVYSGIRTAEILTRDD from the coding sequence ATGACTGACACCGACGCGGACGGTTCGCGAGACCATGAGAACGACTCGAGTGCAAGGGAGGACCTCGAGTGGACCGACCCCGACACGTTCGCCAGCGCGCTCGAGCGAGCGGACACCCGTGAGAAAGGGCATTCCTTCGAGGACTTCGCGGAGGGAGACGTGATCGAACACGAACCCGGACTCCGGCTGACTCGCTGGGGAAACGAACTGTGGACGAGCCAGACGCTGAACCACGACCCTGCGTACTGGCGCGCGGACGTCGCCCGCGACCGCGGCTTCGACGAACCGCCGATCCACCCGGACTACTTGCTGGCGGCCACCCTCGGGTGCACCGTCGAGGACCTGAGCGAGAAAGGCGGCTACTTCCTTGGCCGGACGAACGTCCGCTTTCCGGCCGACGTTGTCGCTCCGGGAACCGACCTGCGTGTCGAGAGCGAAGTCCTGACTACGAAGGGGTCGAACTCGAGACCAGACTACGGCATCGTCACCTGGGCGACCCGTGGATACGACGCCAGGACGGGCAACACGTGCTGCACCTACGAGCGAACGAACATGATTCCGCGGCGTGAACGACTCGAGACGGACGGGGGCGGCGTCGATACCGACGGCGACGGACGTTCGCCGGATGCCAACCACTCCGTGAGCGCGCTCCCCGAGACGTTCGTGACCCCTGAGGGCACCGCGTTCGAGGACTTCGAGGCCGCCCTCGAGACGGCCGAAGACCGGGACACCGTCGTTGCCTACCGGCACGAACGCGGGCGCACCATGGACGACGTGACCGTCGCGACCCTGCCGCTGTCGACCCTCAATACCGCAAAACAGCACCACAATGCCAACGCAATGGCCGACGCGCCGTCGGGAGGGATCGTCGCCTACGGCGACGTGACGCGCTCGACGGCGCTAGGCCACGCTCGGTCGGACGAGCGAACCCACCGCGAAGTTGGCTTCGAGGACGAGCGGTTCCACGCATTCGTCACCCCCGGCGACACCGTCTACTGCTTCACGCGCGTCCTGGAGACGAGCCGCGAGACGACGACCGCGAACGAGCGGGCGGGGACCGTCCGCTTCCAGCACGTCGCGTTCAACCAGAGCGACGAGCCGGTGTATTCCGGGATTCGAACCGCCGAGATACTGACTCGAGACGACTGA
- a CDS encoding methylaspartate ammonia-lyase, protein MTPVQIESVRATPGVSGFYTDDQLAIKRGAREDGFAYAGEPLTDGFESVRQAGESLLVDLELSDGTVVRGDCAAVQYSGAGGRDPLFRAAEYAPLIEGAVADALVGRDPNDFGENAAVLEGLRQDGSRLHTAVRYGVSQALLAAAARTRGTTMTDVLANVLGTEPATEPVPVFGQSGDDRRRNAEKMLLKGVPVLPHGLFNSPSKLGPEGENLIAYLEWLRERSSELGPEGYEPRFHIDVYGTIGELFGAPFDSDAILEYVADLEAAADPIPLQIEGPMDVGTREDQIHAMAELRDGLLSAGVEVDIVADEWCNTLADVQAFVDAGAADLVQVKSPDLGGVHRSGEAVRYCEGTDTRAYLGGTCNETDVSARACAHVALATDAAQVLAKPGMGFDEGYMIVENEMRRTLARRGHAPTASSEPEEVTADD, encoded by the coding sequence GTGACACCCGTGCAGATTGAATCAGTCCGCGCAACTCCCGGGGTCTCCGGTTTCTACACCGACGACCAGTTGGCCATCAAGCGCGGCGCCCGCGAGGACGGGTTCGCCTACGCAGGTGAGCCGCTCACCGACGGCTTCGAGTCGGTCCGCCAGGCGGGCGAATCCCTGCTCGTCGACCTCGAGTTGAGCGACGGGACGGTCGTTCGCGGCGACTGCGCAGCCGTCCAGTACTCCGGGGCGGGCGGGCGCGACCCGCTCTTTCGCGCCGCCGAGTACGCCCCACTGATCGAGGGGGCGGTCGCCGACGCGCTCGTCGGCCGCGACCCGAACGACTTCGGTGAGAACGCGGCCGTGCTCGAGGGACTTCGCCAGGACGGCTCCCGACTGCACACCGCCGTCCGCTACGGTGTCTCCCAGGCCCTCCTCGCCGCAGCCGCGCGCACGCGTGGGACAACTATGACCGACGTGCTCGCAAACGTGCTCGGGACGGAACCGGCGACCGAGCCGGTCCCCGTCTTCGGCCAGTCCGGCGACGACCGTCGACGAAACGCCGAGAAGATGCTGCTCAAGGGCGTTCCCGTCCTCCCCCACGGGCTGTTCAACAGCCCCTCGAAGCTCGGCCCCGAGGGCGAGAACCTGATCGCCTACCTCGAGTGGCTTCGCGAGCGGAGCAGCGAACTGGGTCCCGAGGGCTACGAACCACGCTTCCACATCGACGTCTACGGCACGATCGGCGAGCTGTTCGGCGCGCCGTTCGACAGCGACGCGATTCTCGAGTACGTCGCCGACCTCGAGGCCGCCGCTGACCCGATTCCGCTCCAGATCGAGGGACCGATGGACGTCGGCACGCGCGAGGATCAGATTCACGCGATGGCCGAACTGCGCGACGGGCTCTTGTCGGCAGGCGTGGAGGTCGACATCGTGGCCGACGAGTGGTGCAACACGCTCGCGGACGTCCAGGCGTTCGTCGACGCCGGGGCGGCCGACCTCGTGCAGGTGAAGTCGCCGGACCTCGGCGGGGTTCACCGGAGCGGCGAGGCCGTCCGCTACTGCGAGGGAACCGACACCCGCGCGTACCTCGGGGGCACCTGCAACGAGACGGACGTCTCCGCTCGAGCCTGTGCACACGTCGCACTCGCGACCGACGCCGCTCAGGTGCTGGCAAAGCCCGGCATGGGGTTCGACGAGGGCTACATGATTGTCGAGAACGAGATGCGTCGGACGCTCGCCCGCCGTGGGCACGCGCCGACCGCCTCGAGCGAACCGGAGGAGGTGACTGCCGATGACTGA
- a CDS encoding methylaspartate mutase subunit E, which produces MIRDERIPAEELRRIDAALRENWPTGEAVDFDEAVEFHESLPSVKRFADVLESATRPLLQPRAGVPRLEDQIALLEYLHSEGEADLLPTTIDSYTRDNEYGKAQEGLEAARESGEDTLNGFPAVNHGVDGCRELIEAVDAPIEVRHGTPDARLLAAITFAGGFQSFEGGPISYNIPYTKRHDLATTIEHWQFVDRLAGAYTERGVRINREPFGPLTGTLVPPSIAIAVMVLEGLLAATQGVRSLTLGYGQVGNVVQDVAALRALRSLGEEYLPNEVCVTTVFHEWMGGFPPDEARANGVIGLGGMTAAIARPDKVITKSPQEFQGVPTKEANAAGLRTTRQIIDMALEQDIDIDGIDEEQDLIERETRCLLEAVLEHGDGDVARGTIRAFDSGALDVPFAPSDSARGAVLPARDDDGRVRILEFAALAMSDEVKEIHAARLTQRAETEGREQSFRMVADDVDAISDGRLIGRPNGGDTRAD; this is translated from the coding sequence ATGATACGCGACGAGCGCATTCCGGCCGAGGAGTTGCGACGCATCGACGCGGCCCTCCGCGAGAACTGGCCCACTGGTGAGGCCGTCGACTTCGACGAAGCCGTCGAGTTCCACGAGTCGCTGCCGTCCGTGAAGCGCTTCGCGGACGTGCTTGAGTCGGCCACCCGCCCGCTCTTGCAACCGAGGGCGGGTGTCCCGCGCCTCGAGGACCAGATCGCCCTGCTTGAGTACCTCCACTCGGAGGGCGAGGCGGACCTCCTGCCGACGACCATCGACTCCTACACGCGCGACAACGAGTACGGGAAGGCCCAGGAGGGACTCGAGGCCGCCCGCGAGTCTGGCGAGGACACCCTCAACGGCTTCCCGGCGGTCAACCACGGCGTCGACGGCTGTCGCGAGTTGATCGAGGCCGTCGACGCGCCGATCGAGGTCCGCCACGGGACCCCCGACGCCCGTCTGCTGGCCGCGATTACCTTCGCGGGCGGCTTCCAGAGCTTCGAGGGCGGGCCGATTTCCTACAACATTCCCTACACCAAACGGCACGACCTGGCGACGACCATCGAACACTGGCAGTTCGTCGACCGCCTGGCGGGGGCGTACACCGAACGCGGCGTCCGAATCAACCGCGAGCCGTTCGGCCCGCTCACGGGAACACTCGTCCCGCCGAGCATCGCCATCGCGGTGATGGTGCTCGAGGGGCTGCTCGCCGCCACGCAGGGCGTGCGTTCGCTCACGCTAGGCTACGGTCAGGTCGGGAACGTCGTCCAGGACGTGGCCGCGCTCCGCGCGCTTCGATCCCTCGGCGAGGAGTACCTCCCCAACGAGGTGTGCGTCACTACCGTCTTCCACGAGTGGATGGGCGGGTTCCCGCCCGACGAGGCGCGGGCGAACGGCGTCATCGGCCTCGGCGGCATGACCGCGGCCATCGCCCGCCCCGACAAGGTCATCACGAAATCGCCCCAGGAGTTCCAGGGCGTTCCAACGAAAGAGGCGAACGCGGCCGGCCTCCGAACCACGAGACAGATCATCGACATGGCACTCGAACAGGACATCGACATCGACGGCATCGACGAGGAACAGGATCTGATCGAACGCGAGACCCGCTGTCTCCTCGAGGCGGTCCTCGAGCACGGCGACGGTGACGTTGCCCGCGGCACCATTCGGGCGTTCGACTCGGGCGCGCTCGACGTTCCCTTCGCGCCGAGCGATAGCGCTCGCGGGGCGGTTCTCCCGGCCCGCGACGACGACGGCCGCGTCCGCATCCTCGAGTTCGCCGCCCTCGCGATGAGCGACGAGGTCAAGGAAATCCACGCCGCACGCCTCACCCAGCGGGCCGAAACCGAGGGGCGCGAGCAGTCGTTCCGCATGGTCGCCGACGACGTCGACGCGATCAGCGACGGCCGCCTCATCGGTCGGCCGAACGGGGGTGACACCCGTGCAGATTGA
- the glmS gene encoding methylaspartate mutase subunit S translates to MVVHTMSRTVVLGVIGSDAHVVGITILEQAFAAAGFEVVNLGVQTSQAEFADAASEHDAEAVLVSSLYGHAEQDCQGFQETLEAHDVDAVTYIGGNLAVGQDDFEQTRETFQALGFDRVFDAETRPEEAIATLKRDLQLTATEQERDRATVTS, encoded by the coding sequence ATGGTTGTGCACACAATGTCCCGCACGGTCGTTCTCGGGGTCATCGGGTCCGACGCCCACGTCGTCGGCATCACGATCCTCGAGCAGGCGTTCGCTGCAGCAGGCTTCGAAGTCGTCAACCTCGGCGTCCAGACCTCCCAGGCGGAATTCGCCGACGCCGCCAGCGAGCACGACGCCGAGGCCGTACTGGTCTCCTCGCTGTACGGCCACGCCGAGCAGGACTGCCAGGGGTTCCAGGAGACGCTCGAGGCCCACGATGTCGACGCAGTGACTTACATCGGCGGCAACCTCGCCGTCGGCCAGGACGACTTCGAGCAAACTCGCGAGACCTTCCAGGCGCTGGGATTCGATCGCGTCTTCGACGCCGAAACCCGGCCAGAGGAGGCAATCGCGACCCTGAAGCGCGACCTCCAGCTCACGGCCACGGAGCAAGAACGAGACCGGGCCACCGTCACCTCGTAG
- the mct gene encoding succinyl-CoA:mesaconate CoA-transferase, protein MGALSSLRVLDLTQVLAGPYCTMLLADMGADVVKIERPGGDLIRPNPPFVESAQDEAYGGYFQSVNRGKRSLELDLGAERDREAFLSLVEEADVVVENYRAGTMERFDLGYETLAEHNSALIYSSIRGFGDPRTGETHRQGQPSFDLVAQALGGVMEITGQEDGPPTKVGPGIGDLFTATLNCVGILAALHHRERTGEGQYVDTAMYDAMISMTERAIYQHSYTGEAPTRQGNSHPTLFPYDAFEAADGHVVIAAFSSNHWTALCETMDRPDLAAEYPDAPSRLSNRELLRAAILEWTRERTCEELCDALEGRVPVAPVQDTADIFDDPHVYAREMLVPVAQPGADREVEISGSPIKMSETPPRPRGRAPLLDEHREEVLEDAVRAAESD, encoded by the coding sequence ATGGGAGCGCTCTCCTCGCTTCGCGTGTTGGACCTGACGCAGGTGCTCGCCGGACCGTACTGTACGATGTTGCTCGCGGATATGGGCGCGGACGTCGTCAAAATCGAACGGCCGGGTGGGGATCTGATCCGACCGAACCCGCCGTTCGTCGAAAGCGCTCAGGACGAGGCCTACGGCGGCTACTTCCAGAGCGTCAACCGCGGGAAGCGCAGCCTCGAACTCGATCTCGGGGCCGAGCGTGACCGCGAGGCGTTCCTCTCGCTCGTCGAGGAGGCCGACGTGGTCGTCGAGAACTACCGCGCGGGCACGATGGAGCGGTTCGACCTGGGTTACGAGACGCTCGCTGAGCACAACTCGGCTCTGATCTACTCTTCGATTCGGGGCTTCGGGGACCCACGGACGGGCGAGACGCACCGACAGGGCCAGCCCTCCTTCGACCTCGTCGCGCAGGCGCTGGGCGGCGTCATGGAGATCACCGGCCAGGAGGACGGCCCGCCGACGAAAGTCGGCCCCGGCATCGGCGACCTGTTCACGGCGACGCTGAACTGCGTCGGCATTCTCGCGGCGCTGCACCACCGCGAGCGAACCGGCGAGGGCCAGTACGTCGACACCGCGATGTACGACGCGATGATCAGCATGACCGAACGGGCGATCTACCAGCACTCCTACACCGGCGAGGCGCCGACGCGTCAGGGCAACTCCCACCCGACGCTCTTTCCGTACGACGCCTTCGAGGCCGCCGATGGCCACGTCGTGATCGCCGCGTTCAGCTCGAACCACTGGACCGCCCTCTGTGAGACGATGGACCGTCCTGACCTCGCCGCCGAGTACCCGGACGCGCCGAGTCGGCTCAGTAATCGAGAACTCCTTCGTGCGGCCATCCTCGAGTGGACGCGCGAGCGCACGTGTGAAGAACTCTGTGACGCGCTCGAGGGCCGGGTACCCGTGGCGCCCGTCCAGGACACGGCGGACATCTTCGACGACCCGCACGTCTACGCGCGCGAGATGCTCGTTCCGGTGGCTCAGCCCGGGGCCGACCGTGAGGTCGAAATTTCCGGTAGCCCGATCAAGATGAGTGAGACGCCGCCGCGACCTCGCGGGCGCGCGCCGTTGCTCGACGAACACCGCGAGGAGGTACTCGAGGACGCGGTTCGAGCGGCAGAATCAGACTGA
- a CDS encoding DUF5785 family protein, producing the protein MDWPHDPDGEEGSEGMRKFDMAIIAKKVDEDEDFPLERDAFVEAHGEEPIRINHQSVVALANIFEYVDEPEFETITDMHKAVGAAMREGNFWDYHPVGANPETKSA; encoded by the coding sequence ATGGACTGGCCACACGACCCCGACGGGGAGGAGGGCAGCGAAGGGATGCGCAAGTTCGACATGGCGATCATCGCCAAGAAAGTCGACGAGGACGAGGACTTCCCGCTCGAGCGCGACGCGTTCGTCGAGGCCCACGGCGAGGAACCAATCCGGATCAACCACCAGTCGGTCGTCGCGCTCGCGAACATCTTCGAGTACGTCGACGAGCCGGAGTTCGAGACGATCACGGACATGCACAAGGCGGTCGGCGCGGCCATGCGCGAGGGGAACTTCTGGGACTACCACCCGGTCGGGGCGAACCCCGAGACGAAGTCCGCGTAA
- a CDS encoding GTP cyclohydrolase III — protein MTNTQVTLFQIDNYGPWTVTPEPRREADLQTLQSRLYADLSQFIGARDGYVFFTRFDNMIAVTNGLDREDHALIQESVGNRYPVTLSLGVATGTTPVQALSDATSLIQDAGSAQDEHRREILEGRTIDGSHRTDGDVQIAHFDVIDATGQYTDELNAFDSFIEIEQGYAALMRHMRHAHGSLSFFVGGDNVIVVCPDLERSDYLEAIEHVESAVDVTMQVGVGTGASAHDAGYAAKHALEHCRANGTRVEF, from the coding sequence GTGACGAACACGCAGGTGACGCTCTTTCAGATCGACAACTACGGACCGTGGACCGTGACGCCGGAACCGCGACGGGAGGCCGACCTCCAGACGCTCCAGTCGCGACTGTACGCCGATCTTTCGCAGTTCATCGGCGCCCGCGACGGCTACGTCTTCTTCACGCGATTCGACAACATGATCGCCGTCACGAACGGCCTCGACCGCGAGGACCACGCGCTGATCCAGGAGTCCGTCGGCAACCGCTACCCGGTCACCCTGAGCCTCGGCGTCGCGACGGGAACGACCCCGGTGCAGGCGCTCTCGGACGCGACGAGCCTGATCCAGGACGCCGGCAGTGCCCAGGACGAACATCGCCGCGAGATCCTCGAGGGCCGAACCATCGACGGCTCCCATCGAACCGACGGGGACGTCCAGATCGCCCACTTCGACGTGATCGACGCGACGGGGCAGTACACCGACGAACTCAACGCATTCGACAGTTTCATCGAGATCGAACAGGGCTACGCCGCGCTCATGCGCCACATGCGCCACGCCCACGGCAGCCTCTCGTTTTTCGTCGGCGGCGACAACGTCATCGTCGTCTGCCCCGACCTCGAGCGATCGGACTACCTCGAGGCCATCGAACACGTCGAGTCGGCGGTCGACGTGACCATGCAGGTCGGCGTCGGTACGGGAGCCAGTGCTCACGATGCGGGATACGCGGCGAAACACGCCCTCGAGCACTGTCGGGCGAACGGAACGCGCGTGGAGTTCTGA
- a CDS encoding CBS domain-containing protein, whose protein sequence is MESDLSVRDTLTTEYVGVSESDTVLGAVQLMREERAGCVLVVRGSEAVGIMTEWDVLGVVEDEDDPGETTVGEVMSSPVLTIENNRSLTDAADTMASQNIRNLAVEENGELVGVLTQRDVIAVAGSFQGATSQPAAEEVGVTNEGTTTLSDEYVTNGGEEFSTQGVCEACGTLTDSLQEANGQLVCVDCRQV, encoded by the coding sequence ATGGAATCGGATCTGTCGGTCAGGGATACCCTGACAACTGAATACGTCGGCGTGAGCGAATCCGACACCGTACTCGGTGCGGTGCAGTTGATGCGCGAAGAGCGTGCCGGTTGCGTACTCGTCGTTCGTGGATCCGAGGCCGTCGGGATCATGACCGAGTGGGACGTCCTGGGCGTCGTCGAGGACGAGGACGACCCGGGCGAGACAACCGTCGGCGAGGTCATGTCGTCGCCGGTGCTCACGATCGAGAACAACCGCTCGCTGACCGATGCCGCGGACACGATGGCGAGTCAGAACATTCGCAACCTCGCGGTGGAGGAAAACGGCGAACTCGTCGGGGTTCTGACCCAGCGCGACGTCATCGCCGTCGCGGGGTCGTTCCAGGGCGCGACGAGTCAACCGGCCGCCGAGGAGGTCGGCGTCACGAACGAGGGCACCACGACCCTCTCGGACGAGTACGTGACCAACGGCGGCGAGGAGTTCAGCACGCAGGGCGTCTGTGAGGCGTGTGGAACGCTCACCGACTCGCTCCAGGAGGCCAACGGTCAGCTGGTCTGTGTGGACTGTCGGCAGGTGTGA
- a CDS encoding GNAT family N-acetyltransferase produces MVGDDIDLVIEPATSDDIEAVTECWVRLATDQRRHGSVVRPETNRETMRATLGAYQVDDGLLVARDGHRLVGFASFSVEHGALELACTRGLLSNLYVDSDYRGRGIGSALLERVEATLADRGVDRLILEAMADNEAARRFYREAGYEPFRVSLERELDRSAENDTHSKDE; encoded by the coding sequence ATGGTCGGTGACGATATCGACCTCGTGATCGAACCGGCGACGAGCGACGACATCGAGGCCGTCACGGAGTGTTGGGTCCGCCTCGCAACCGACCAGCGTCGACACGGATCCGTCGTTCGCCCGGAGACCAACCGGGAGACGATGCGGGCGACCCTCGGCGCCTACCAGGTCGACGACGGATTGCTGGTCGCCAGGGACGGGCATCGACTCGTCGGATTCGCGTCCTTCTCGGTCGAACACGGCGCGCTCGAGCTGGCGTGTACGCGTGGCTTGCTCTCGAACCTCTACGTCGACTCCGACTACCGTGGCCGGGGAATCGGGTCGGCGTTACTCGAACGCGTCGAGGCCACCCTCGCCGACCGCGGCGTCGATCGACTGATTCTCGAGGCGATGGCCGACAACGAGGCGGCCAGGCGCTTCTACCGCGAGGCGGGGTACGAGCCGTTCAGGGTCAGCCTGGAGCGCGAACTGGACCGGTCGGCCGAAAACGATACACACTCAAAGGACGAGTGA
- a CDS encoding HalOD1 output domain-containing protein, translating into MLLSADRSSMNEGVPLSFRIVEAVAREEGVDPVEIEPPEYDALYDVLNPEALDSLFAPREDGTPRSPGEVTFTFCGYEMVVESDGAVTILD; encoded by the coding sequence ATGCTACTGTCAGCCGACCGATCGAGCATGAACGAAGGAGTTCCTCTTAGTTTCCGTATCGTCGAGGCCGTGGCCAGAGAAGAGGGTGTCGACCCAGTTGAAATCGAACCTCCCGAGTACGACGCGCTCTACGACGTTCTCAATCCAGAAGCGCTCGACTCCCTGTTCGCGCCGCGCGAGGATGGCACTCCGCGGAGTCCCGGCGAGGTAACGTTCACGTTCTGTGGCTACGAGATGGTCGTCGAAAGCGACGGCGCAGTCACTATTCTCGATTGA